A stretch of the Taeniopygia guttata chromosome 3, bTaeGut7.mat, whole genome shotgun sequence genome encodes the following:
- the LOC140683631 gene encoding uncharacterized protein: protein MPWQTRGELFPAQEQEEQLRQQVKEPQENGQNIKAESQAELPGAQSAIMEVKKGNKEDMRGIQEEMNLRQQRGDQQDQVSERVAATPLMKDPLSRIFQNLKEQLDTELQKIHTKMEAKEKRQEEEIKIIREKLSRLPQALQEQVQTLTSRRAACKDFQQMSGNEEPQAWHEVQEPSPPKLLQVEHDLKMVQEKWTHLNKELQMCLKPLEWERNP, encoded by the exons ATGCCATGGCAGACTCGGGGAGAGCTGTTCCCAGCCCAAGAACAGgaagagcagctcaggcagcaggtgAAAGAGCCACAGGAGAATGGCCAG AACATCAAGGCAGAGTCACAAGCAGAGCTGCCCGGGGCTCAGAGTGCCATCATGGAAGTGAAGAAGGGGAACAAGGAAGACATGAGAGGAATTCAAGAGGAGATGAATCTCCGTCAGCAGAGGGGCGATCAACAAGACCAGGTGAGTGAAAGAGTGGCAGCCACTCCACTCATGAAAGATCCTCTCTCTCGTATTTTTCAGAACTTGAAGGAACAGCTGGACACGGAGCTTCAGAAAATTCACACTAAGATGGAGGCAAAGGAGAAGaggcaggaagaagaaattaaaatcatcAGAGAAAAACTTAGTCGTCTCCCTCAGGCTCTACAAGAGCAA GTGCAAACGTTGACATCTCGCCGGGCAGCCTGCAAAGACTTCCAGCAAATGAGTGGCAATGAAGAGCCCCAGGCCTGGCATGAGGTACAGGAACCGTCCCCACCAAAGTTACTACAAGTTGAGCATGACCTGAAGATGGTGCAGGAAAAGTGGACACATTTGAACAAGGAGCTGCAAATGTGTCTGAAGCCCTTGGAGTGGGAAAGGAATCCTTGA